The Candidatus Caccoplasma merdavium genome has a segment encoding these proteins:
- a CDS encoding sigma-54-dependent Fis family transcriptional regulator → MVATAEILQTKQRFGIIGNCTGLLRAVSRALQIAPTDLSVLITGESGTGKETFPQIIHANSARKHGRYIAVNCGAIPEGTVDSELFGHEKGSFTGALADRKGYFEEADGGTIFLDEVGELPMTTQARLLRVLENGEFIKVGSSKVQKTNVRIIAATNVNMREAIAEGRFREDLFYRLSTVPIELPPLRNRGDDILLLFRKFAADFAEKYHMPPIQLTEEAQRSLLSYRWPGNIRQLKNVTEQISIFETSREINADTLHTYLPAYDMEKLPTLNQTENKSMPFGNERELLYLVFEMKKEIDDLRATIAAMNRRDNQPATSAAVPATPVIYAKPDALAPITHTVQPVLGHLSHNIDKEEGEIVHEEAEYVPDEAVQTLPSLEDAEREMIRKSLERNNGKRKKTAEELGISERTLYRKIKEYNLSD, encoded by the coding sequence ATGGTCGCAACCGCAGAAATATTACAAACGAAACAGCGCTTCGGCATCATCGGCAACTGCACGGGTCTGTTGCGCGCCGTGAGCCGCGCCCTGCAAATCGCCCCTACCGACTTGTCGGTCCTCATCACCGGCGAAAGCGGTACGGGTAAGGAAACCTTTCCTCAGATAATACATGCCAACAGCGCCCGCAAACACGGCCGCTACATCGCCGTGAACTGCGGTGCCATACCCGAGGGAACGGTCGACTCGGAACTCTTCGGCCACGAAAAAGGGTCGTTTACCGGTGCCCTGGCCGACCGCAAGGGCTATTTCGAGGAGGCCGACGGCGGCACCATCTTCCTCGACGAGGTGGGAGAGTTGCCCATGACGACGCAAGCCCGCCTGCTGCGCGTGCTCGAAAACGGCGAGTTCATAAAGGTGGGTTCGTCGAAGGTGCAGAAAACCAACGTGCGCATCATCGCCGCCACCAACGTCAACATGCGGGAAGCCATTGCCGAAGGACGTTTCAGGGAAGACCTCTTCTACCGGCTCAGCACGGTGCCCATCGAACTGCCGCCGCTGCGCAACCGCGGCGACGACATCTTGCTGCTGTTCCGCAAATTTGCCGCCGACTTTGCCGAGAAATACCACATGCCGCCCATACAGCTCACAGAGGAAGCCCAGCGCTCGTTGCTCTCCTACCGCTGGCCGGGCAACATCAGGCAACTCAAAAACGTCACCGAGCAAATCTCCATCTTCGAGACCTCCCGCGAAATCAACGCCGACACCCTGCATACCTACCTGCCGGCCTACGACATGGAGAAACTGCCCACACTCAACCAGACGGAGAACAAATCAATGCCGTTCGGCAATGAACGCGAACTGCTCTATCTCGTTTTCGAGATGAAAAAAGAAATCGACGACCTGCGCGCCACCATCGCCGCGATGAATCGCCGCGACAACCAACCGGCAACATCGGCCGCCGTACCGGCGACACCGGTCATCTATGCCAAACCCGACGCCCTGGCGCCCATTACCCACACCGTACAACCGGTGCTGGGGCACCTGTCGCACAACATCGACAAAGAAGAGGGCGAAATCGTGCATGAAGAGGCCGAGTATGTGCCCGACGAAGCCGTACAGACCCTGCCCTCGCTCGAAGATGCCGAACGCGAGATGATACGCAAATCGCTGGAACGGAACAACGGCAAACGCAAGAAAACAGCCGAAGAGCTGGGCATCTCAGAGCGCACGCTCTACCGCAAAATCAAAGAATACAACCTCAGCGACTGA
- a CDS encoding LptE family protein translates to MKRLLPILLVAVCATACTISYRFNGASIDYNVTKTITINDFPIRAALVYPPLATTFNETLKDAYTRQTRLSLVNSGGDLVLEGEITGYNLTPQAVTEDAYASQTRLTITVRVRYTDNKKPENDLDRTFSAYRDFPSSSMLTDVQDELITQITQELADLIFNATVGNW, encoded by the coding sequence ATGAAACGACTCCTCCCGATACTGCTCGTGGCCGTATGTGCGACGGCCTGCACCATTTCTTACCGATTCAACGGTGCCTCAATCGACTACAACGTCACCAAGACGATTACCATCAACGACTTCCCGATACGGGCGGCGCTGGTGTATCCGCCCTTGGCCACGACATTCAACGAAACGCTCAAAGACGCTTACACGCGACAGACACGGCTCAGCCTCGTCAACAGCGGCGGCGACTTGGTGCTCGAAGGAGAAATCACGGGTTACAACCTCACCCCGCAGGCCGTAACCGAAGATGCCTACGCCTCACAGACCCGACTCACCATCACGGTGCGCGTGCGATATACCGACAACAAAAAACCCGAGAACGACCTCGACCGCACGTTCAGCGCCTACCGGGACTTCCCGAGCAGCAGCATGCTCACCGACGTGCAAGACGAGCTGATAACCCAAATCACACAAGAACTGGCCGATCTCATCTTCAATGCGACGGTAGG